A stretch of Salvelinus namaycush isolate Seneca chromosome 42, SaNama_1.0, whole genome shotgun sequence DNA encodes these proteins:
- the cuedc2 gene encoding CUE domain-containing protein 2 produces MDLHKIIHDTLQDFIQTCIPEADLSSLDDVLLPYITGVLEDLGSQESVEENFDVEVFVEMLEAYIPGFAEIDSVNVCDMMFSLASKLATARSSENSVPKARMEVPLTVSATSTGSPVREMHCLTTQTEGATAKVPFSEWEAQEPLLLEMFPKCRLSEARSALSIAKGDMEEAVRLIIEGDIQLSHTPLNVNHGKMASPQAEQKMKESILEKYMLVDREEDKKTHRPVAPKDAPKKLVRYHSNQVVTTKGERYQLVKKEETEEVKKTYVSIKPARKYRFH; encoded by the coding sequence ATGGACCTTCACAAGATAATCCACGATACCCTGCAGGACTTCATTCAGACATGCATTCCCGAAGCAGACCTGAGTTCCCTGGATGATGTGTTGCTTCCCTACATCACTGGAGTCCTGGAGGATCTGGGATCTCAGGAGAGCGTGGAGGAGAACTTTGACGTGGAGGTCTTTGTAGAAATGCTGGAGGCCTACATTCCTGGCTTTGCTGAAATTGACAGTGTTAATGTTTGTGATATGATGTTCAGCCTGGCTTCAAAACTAGCCACAGCCCGGAGTTCAGAAAATAGTGTGCCAAAGGCTAGAATGGAGGTCCCACTGACAGTCAGCGCTACCTCCACTGGGTCTCCTGTGAGAGAGATGCACTGCCTTACTACACAGACTGAGGGGGCCACCGCCAAGGTGCCATTCTCTGAGTGGGAGGCCCAGGAGCCGCTCCTTCTGGAGATGTTCCCCAAGTGCAGACTATCAGAGGCCAGGAGTGCCTTGTCCATTGCTAAAGGTGACATGGAGGAGGCTGTCCGCCTCATCATCGAAGGAGACATCCAGCTCAGCCACACACCTCTAAACGTAAACCATGGGAAGATGGCTTCCCCTCAGGCAGAGCAGAAGATGAAAGAGAGCATCCTGGAGAAGTACATGCTAGTGGACAGGGAGGAGGATAAGAAAACACACAGGCCTGTTGCACCTAAAGATGCCCCTAAAAAACTGGTGCGTTACCACAGCAACCAGGTGGTGACCACAAAAGGGGAGCGGTACCAACTGGTGAAGAAAGAGGAGACGGAGGAGGTGAAGAAGACTTACGTCAGCATCAAACCCGCACGCAAATACAGATTCCATTGA